In Bacteroidota bacterium, a single window of DNA contains:
- the obgE gene encoding GTPase ObgE, which produces MAENFIDYVKIYMRSGKGGSGSAHFHRAKGNPKGGPDGGNGGRGGHIILKGNNNLWTLLHLKYRKHVFAENGKSGEENQRTGADGKDEILEVPLGTIAKDAETGEILCEITQDEQKHVLLPGGRGGLGNVNFKSSTNRAPQYAQPGEQGIESAVVLELKVLADVGLVGFPNAGKSTLLSVISAAKPEIADYPFTTITPNLGVVKYYDYQSFVVADIPGIIEGASEGKGLGHRFLRHIERNAVLLFLIPANSENIQQEYKVLVNELKKFNPEMLLKQRVIAISKCELLEEQELKKLKTKLKKLNPIFISSLAGINIQELKDLLWRAINQSYDNQ; this is translated from the coding sequence ATGGCAGAAAATTTCATTGACTATGTAAAAATCTATATGCGCTCCGGCAAAGGCGGTAGCGGGAGTGCTCATTTTCACCGCGCCAAAGGCAATCCCAAAGGAGGTCCGGACGGTGGAAACGGGGGCAGAGGCGGGCATATCATTTTGAAAGGGAACAATAATTTGTGGACCTTATTGCATTTAAAATACCGTAAACATGTTTTTGCTGAAAACGGAAAATCAGGTGAAGAAAATCAGAGGACAGGTGCTGACGGCAAGGACGAAATTCTGGAAGTACCATTGGGCACTATAGCTAAAGATGCAGAAACCGGTGAAATACTCTGTGAAATCACTCAAGACGAACAAAAACACGTGTTATTGCCCGGAGGCAGAGGCGGACTTGGCAATGTAAACTTCAAAAGTTCAACCAACCGCGCTCCACAATATGCCCAACCCGGTGAACAAGGAATTGAAAGCGCTGTTGTTTTAGAATTAAAAGTACTGGCAGACGTTGGGTTAGTTGGATTTCCAAACGCAGGAAAATCTACTTTGCTGTCAGTTATCTCAGCCGCCAAACCGGAAATCGCGGACTATCCGTTTACTACCATTACCCCTAATCTTGGCGTAGTCAAATACTACGATTATCAATCTTTTGTAGTGGCTGACATCCCCGGCATTATTGAAGGGGCAAGCGAAGGCAAAGGATTAGGACACCGCTTTCTCAGACATATTGAACGCAATGCGGTGCTGTTATTTCTTATTCCTGCAAATTCTGAAAACATTCAACAAGAATACAAAGTACTTGTCAATGAACTCAAAAAATTCAACCCCGAAATGTTGCTCAAACAAAGGGTTATAGCCATAAGTAAGTGTGAACTTTTAGAAGAACAAGAGTTGAAAAAATTAAAAACGAAGTTAAAGAAACTAAATCCCATATTCATCTCTTCTTTGGCAGGCATTAACATTCAAGAACTCAAAGATTTACTTTGGAGGGCTATCAATCAGTCTTACGATAATCAATAA